A genomic stretch from Kineosporia corallincola includes:
- a CDS encoding glycoside hydrolase family 6 protein — MKRRTTVVLAAAASLAVGGALVQSLAGHAETTTTATTSKASTSSVAAAAVTKPLTNSTTFYVDPTSGPATWVKANSGDSRTATIRKGISTQPMARWYGAWSGDIKPAVSTYVTAAAKKKKTPVLVAYNIPDRDACGKESAGGAAATQYRTWISQFATGIGKKPALVILEPDALADLSCLSTTAATTRQKLLTYATQQFSKKAPNAYVYLDAGNSNYATAAAMSKRLKASGINNVRGFSLNVSNYHTTQDEKAFAAKLNKALKAKGVSTKRYVIDTSRNGKGSNGTWCNPAGRKIGVTSRVTKNATTKQPEARLWIKTPGESDGSCGVAPGSTAGAFDPQIAYNLVKGK, encoded by the coding sequence GTGAAACGACGTACCACCGTGGTCCTGGCCGCCGCCGCATCCCTCGCCGTCGGCGGCGCCCTGGTGCAGAGCCTGGCCGGGCACGCCGAGACCACCACCACAGCAACGACTTCCAAGGCATCCACGTCGTCGGTCGCCGCGGCGGCCGTCACCAAGCCGCTGACCAACAGCACCACCTTCTACGTCGACCCGACCTCGGGCCCGGCCACCTGGGTCAAGGCCAACTCCGGCGACAGCCGCACCGCGACCATCCGCAAGGGCATCTCGACCCAGCCGATGGCGCGCTGGTACGGCGCCTGGTCGGGCGACATCAAGCCCGCCGTGAGCACTTACGTCACGGCGGCCGCGAAAAAGAAGAAGACCCCGGTGCTGGTGGCCTACAACATCCCCGACCGCGACGCCTGCGGCAAGGAGTCGGCCGGTGGCGCCGCCGCCACCCAGTACCGCACCTGGATCAGCCAATTCGCCACCGGCATCGGCAAGAAGCCCGCCCTGGTCATCCTCGAGCCGGACGCCCTGGCCGACCTGAGCTGCCTGAGCACCACCGCGGCCACCACCCGGCAGAAGCTGCTCACCTACGCCACCCAGCAGTTCAGCAAGAAGGCGCCCAACGCCTACGTCTACCTCGACGCCGGCAACTCGAACTACGCCACCGCCGCGGCCATGTCGAAGCGGCTCAAGGCCTCCGGCATCAACAACGTGCGCGGGTTCTCGCTCAACGTGTCGAACTACCACACCACGCAAGACGAGAAGGCCTTCGCCGCCAAGCTGAACAAGGCGCTGAAGGCCAAGGGCGTCAGCACCAAACGCTACGTGATCGACACCAGCCGCAACGGCAAGGGCAGCAACGGCACCTGGTGCAACCCGGCCGGCCGCAAGATCGGCGTCACCTCGCGGGTCACCAAGAACGCCACCACGAAGCAGCCCGAGGCCCGGCTGTGGATCAAGACCCCGGGTGAGTCCGACGGCTCCTGCGGGGTGGCGCCCGGCTCCACCGCCGGCGCGTTCGACCCGCAGATCGCGTACAACCTGGTCAAGGGCAAGTAG
- a CDS encoding hydroxyacid dehydrogenase, translating into MSQVTGAGLTVVSCLGAEHRAAVLGERARALIGREATLIDMDPETLVAQADPSSARILLTGWGAPRLERAVLDRLPELELVVHAAGSIRDLVTDQVWARGIRVTTAASANAVPVADFTVAQIVLCLKNAWRLALRSRDARGPVRREGVRGADGAVVGVVGLGLIGTLVAERLRDTAPGVEVIAYDPFAPGERCARLGVTRHDLGAVFSRSDVLTLHAPLTPATRQMIGRRELERLPLRASFINTARGGLVDHDALAAVLAERGDLLALLDVTDPEPLPAGHRLAALDNVVLTPHIAGSLGTERERLGIAAAGEIARFAAGLPLRYEIDRERLDLTA; encoded by the coding sequence ATGTCGCAGGTGACGGGTGCCGGGCTGACCGTGGTGAGCTGTCTGGGCGCGGAGCACCGTGCCGCGGTGCTGGGTGAGCGGGCCCGCGCGCTGATCGGGCGCGAGGCCACGCTGATCGACATGGACCCGGAAACGCTGGTGGCGCAGGCGGATCCGTCGTCGGCGCGGATCCTGCTGACCGGCTGGGGCGCGCCCCGGCTGGAGCGGGCCGTGCTCGACCGGCTGCCCGAGCTGGAACTGGTGGTGCACGCGGCGGGCAGCATCCGCGACCTGGTCACCGACCAGGTCTGGGCCCGCGGCATACGGGTCACCACGGCCGCGAGCGCGAACGCCGTTCCGGTGGCCGACTTCACCGTGGCCCAGATCGTGCTGTGCCTGAAGAACGCCTGGCGCCTGGCCCTCCGGTCGAGGGACGCCCGGGGCCCGGTGCGGCGCGAGGGCGTGCGCGGGGCGGACGGCGCGGTGGTGGGGGTGGTCGGGCTCGGCCTGATCGGCACGCTGGTGGCCGAGCGGCTGCGCGACACCGCCCCCGGTGTCGAGGTGATCGCCTACGACCCGTTCGCCCCGGGGGAACGGTGCGCCCGGCTGGGGGTGACCCGGCACGACCTGGGCGCGGTGTTCTCCCGCTCGGACGTGCTCACCCTGCACGCGCCCCTGACTCCCGCCACCCGGCAGATGATCGGCCGCCGCGAGCTCGAGAGACTGCCGCTGCGGGCGTCCTTCATCAACACCGCACGGGGCGGGCTGGTGGACCACGACGCGCTGGCCGCGGTGCTGGCCGAACGCGGCGACCTGCTGGCCCTGCTGGACGTGACCGACCCGGAGCCGCTGCCGGCCGGCCATCGGCTGGCGGCACTGGACAACGTGGTGCTCACCCCGCACATCGCCGGCAGCCTGGGCACCGAGCGGGAGCGGCTGGGAATCGCGGCTGCGGGGGAGATCGCGCGGTTCGCCGCCGGCCTGCCGCTGCGGTACGAGATCGACCGGGAACGGCTGGATCTGACGGCCTGA
- a CDS encoding BLUF domain-containing protein, whose protein sequence is MHELIYVSRAGVDLTEDQLESFLGPCRTRNAREGLTGALVHVHERARLEEPFQQIEPGEHTRQAFFVQLLEGQPDAVEQTYRRILRDELHDEVTVLSRQERDGRSCEGWRMRLNVVTFDAVRELAGRPAGDGSGDIETYLREPGFARSLLLDGRQH, encoded by the coding sequence GTGCACGAACTCATCTATGTCAGCCGGGCCGGCGTCGACCTGACGGAGGACCAGCTGGAGTCCTTCCTGGGGCCGTGCCGCACGCGCAACGCCCGGGAAGGGCTGACCGGTGCTCTCGTGCACGTGCACGAGCGGGCCCGGCTGGAGGAGCCGTTCCAGCAGATCGAACCCGGCGAGCACACCCGGCAGGCGTTCTTCGTGCAGCTGCTGGAGGGGCAGCCGGACGCCGTCGAGCAGACCTACCGGCGCATCCTGCGGGACGAGCTGCACGACGAGGTCACGGTGCTGTCGCGCCAGGAGCGCGACGGGCGTTCCTGCGAGGGCTGGCGCATGCGACTGAACGTGGTCACCTTCGACGCCGTGCGCGAACTCGCCGGCCGCCCGGCCGGCGACGGCAGCGGCGACATCGAGACCTACCTCCGGGAACCGGGTTTCGCGCGCTCGCTGCTGCTGGACGGCCGGCAGCACTGA